A window from Theobroma cacao cultivar B97-61/B2 chromosome 3, Criollo_cocoa_genome_V2, whole genome shotgun sequence encodes these proteins:
- the LOC18605743 gene encoding glutamate synthase 1 [NADH], chloroplastic isoform X2 — MLDWMLWIHSRFSTNTFPSWDRAQPMRVLGHNGEINTLRGNVNWMKAREGLLKCKELGLSKNEMKKLLPIVDASSSDSGAFDGVLELLVRAGRSLPEAVMMMIPEAWQNDKNMDPHRKALYEYFSALMEPWDGPALISFTDGRYLGATLDRNGLRPGRFYVTHSGQVIMASEVGVVDIPPEDVLRKGRLNPGMMLLVDFEKHTVVDDDALKQQYSLARPYGEWLESQKIELNNIVDSVQESERVTPAIAGAIPASNDDDNMEHMGIHGLLAPLKAFGYTVEALEMLLLPMAKDGTEALGSMGNDTPLAVMSNREKLTFEYFKQMFAQVTNPPIDPIREKIVTSMECMIGPEGDLTETTEEQCHRLSLKGPLLSVEETEAIKKMNYRGWRSKVLDITYSKDRGRKGLEETLDRICAEARDAIKEGYTLLVLSDRAFSSKRAAVSSLLAVGAVHHHLVKKLERTRVGLIVESAEPREVHHFCTLVGFGADAICPYLAIEAIWRLQVDGKIPPKSSGEFYSKHELVKKYFKASNYGMMKVLAKMGISTLASYKGAQIFEALGLSSEVIEKCFAGTPSRVEGATFEMLARDALHLHELAFPSRALAPGSAEAVALPNPGDYHWRKGGEVHLNDPLAIAQLQEAARSNSVAAYKEYAKRIHQLNKSCNLRGMLKFKEAGVKIPLDEVEPASEIVKRFCTGAMSYGSISLEAHSTLAIAMNRIGGKSNTGEGGEQPSRMEPLPDGLMNPKRSAIKQVASGRFGVSSYYLTNADELQIKMAQGAKPGEGGELPGHKVIGDIAVTRNSTAGVGLISPPPHHDIYSIEDLAQLIHDLKNSNPSARISVKLVSEAGVGVIASGVVKGHADHVLISGHDGGTGASRWTGIKNAGLPWELGLAETHQTLVANDLRGRTVLQTDGQLKTGRDVAIAALLGAEEFGFSTAPLITLGCIMMRKCHKNTCPVGIATQDPVLREKFAGEPEHVINFFFMLAEEVREIMSQLGFRTLNEMVGRSDMLEVDKEVLRNNEKLQNIDLSLLLRPAADIRPEAAQYCIQKQDHGLDMALDQKLIKLSKAALEKGLPVYIETPICNVNRAVGTMLSHEVTKRYHSAGLPAGTIHIKLSGSAGQSLGSFMCPGIMLELEGDSNDYVGKGLSGGKIVVYPPKGSRFDPKENIVIGNVALYGATSGEAYFNGMAAERFCVRNSGAKAVVEGVGDHGCEYMTGGTVVVLGKTGRNFAAGMSGGIAYVLDVDGKFQSRCNPELVDLDKVEEEEDIMTLKMMIQQHQRHTNSQLAREVLADFENLLPKFIKVFPRDYKRVLAKVKEEEASKEALERAAKEAEERDEAELVEKDAFEELKKLAANLMNEESSQEGEAKPVKRPSRVSDAVKHRGFVAYEREGIQYRNPNVRMNDWKEVMEESKPGPLLKTQSARCMDCGTPFCHQENSGCPLGNKIPEFNELVYQNRWREALDRLLETNNFPEFTGRVCPAPCEGSCVLGIIENPVSIKGIECAIIDKAFEEGWMVPRPPLKRTGKSIAIVGSGPAGLAAADQLNRMGHSVTVYERADRIGGLMMYGVPNMKADKVDVVQRRVNLMAEEGVKFVVNANVGIDPSYSLDQLREENDAIVLAVGATKPRDLPVPGRNLSGVHFAMEFLHANSKSLLDSNLQDGNYISAKGKKVVVIGGGDTGTDCIGTSIRHGCSSIVNLELLPQPPRTRAPGNPWPQWPRIFRVDYGHQEAAAKFGKDPRSYEVLTKRFVGDENGTLKGLEVVRVRWEKDASGKFQFKEVEGSVEIIEADLVLLAMGFLGPESTVADKLGLEQDNRSNFKAEYGRFATNVNGVFAAGDCRRGQSLVVWAISEGRQAAAQVDKYLTRKDEDVSVDGESQKDLVKRHEDLAQRQQTVMT; from the exons ATGCTGGATTGGATGCTTTGG ATACACTCTCGATTTTCAACAAATACATTTCCTAGTTGGGATCGTGCCCAACCAATGCGTGTCTTGGGCCATAATGGGGAGATTAATACACTCAGAGGCAATGTAAACTG GATGAAGGCACGTGAGGGATTATTAAAGTGCAAGGAGCTTGGGCTATCAAAGAATGAGATGAAAAAGCTTCTGCCCATCGTGGATGCCAGTTCATCTGATTCAG GGGCTTTTGATGGTGTTCTTGAGCTTCTGGTTCGAGCTGGTAGAAGTCTTCCAGAAGCAGTTATGATGATGATTCCAGAAGCTTggcaaaatgacaaaaatatgGATCCTCATCGGAAGGCCCTGTATGAGTATTTCTCAGCTCTAATGGAGCCATGGGATGGACCTGCCCTGATATCAT TTACTGATGGTCGCTACCTTGGAGCTACATTGGATCGTAATGGACTCCGTCCTGGTCGGTTTTACGTTACACATAGTGGACAAGTCATCATGGCCAGTGAGGTTGGTGTTGTGGATATTCCACCTGAAGATGTGCTTAGAAAAGGAAGACTAAACCCTGGGATGATGCTTCTGGTAGATTTTGAGAAGCATACTGTTGTCGATGACGATGCCTTGAAGCAACAATATTCACTTGCTAGGCCTTATGGTGAATGGCTTGAGAGCCAAAAAATTGAACTCAACAACATAGTTGATTCAGTTCAAGAATCAGAGAGGGTCACTCCAGCAATAGCTGGAGCGATTCCC GCTTCCAATGATGATGACAATATGGAGCACATGGGAATTCATGGTTTATTGGCTCCGTTGAAAGCTTTTGG CTACACTGTTGAGGCTTTGGAGATGCTGCTCCTTCCCATGGCTAAAGATGGAACGGAGGCCCTGGGTTCAATGGGAAATGATACTCCTTTGGCAGTTATGTCCAATCGGGAGAAGCTTACTTTTGAATATTTCAAGCAAATGTTTGCTCAAGTCACTAATCCCCCGATCGACCCCATTCGAGAGAAAATAGTGACATCCATGGAATGCATGATTGGTCCAGAAGGGGATCTAACGGAAACAACTGAAGAGCAATGTCATCGTCTTTCACTGAAGGGGCCTCTTTTATCAGTTGAAGAGACAGAAGCAATTAAAAAGATGAACTACAGAGGTTGGCGTAGTAAGGTTCTTGACATAACTTATTCAAAGGACCGTGGGAGGAAGGGATTGGAGGAAACCTTGGACAGGATTTGTGCTGAAGCACGAGATGCAATTAAGGAAGGTTATACGTTATTGGTGCTTTCTGACAGAG CCTTCTCGTCAAAGCGTGCTGCTGTAAGCTCCCTCTTGGCAGTTGGTGCTGTTCATCACCATCTTGTTAAAAAACTTGAACGTACTCGAGTGGGATTGATAGTTGAATCTGCAGAGCCCCGTGAAGTGCACCATTTCTGCACACTGGTTGGATTTGGTGCGGATGCTATATGCCCATACTTGGCCATAGAGGCCATTTGGAGATTACAGGTAGATGGCAAGATCCCTCCAAAATCTAGTGGTGAGTTTTACTCAAAGCATGAGCTGGTTAAGAAGTATTTCAAGGCAAGCAACTATGGAATGATGAAGGTTCTTGCCAAAATGGGAATATCTACTTTGGCCTCATACAAGGGTGCTCAGATCTTTGAAGCTCTGGGTCTTTCATCAGAAGTGATTGAGAAGTGCTTTGCAGGAACTCCtagcagagttgaaggagcAACATTTGAGATGCTAGCTCGTGATGCACTTCATTTGCATGAGTTAGCATTCCCTTCTCGGGCTCTTGCTCCAGGAAGTGCAGAAGCTGTGGCACTGCCCAATCCTGGAGATTATCACTGGAGGAAAGGTGGTGAAGTACACCTGAATGATCCTCTTGCTATAGCACAGCTGCAAGAAGCTGCTAGGAGCAATAGTGTTGCTGCATACAAGGAATATGCCAAACGTATTCATCAACTGAACAAATCCTGTAATCTGCGTGGGATGTTGAAGTTCAAAGAGGCAGGGGTGAAAATCCCATTGGATGAGGTGGAACCTGCCAGTGAAATTGTGAAACGGTTCTGTACTGGGGCCATGAGTTATGGATCTATATCATTGGAGGCACATAGTACGCTGGCTATTGCTATGAATAGAATAGGGGGGAAATCAAATACAG GTGAGGGAGGTGAGCAACCATCTCGTATGGAACCTCTGCCTGATGGTTTGATGAATCCAAAAAGAAGTGCCATTAAGCAGGTTGCGAGTGGGAGATTTGGAGTTTCAAGTTATTACCTTACAAATGCTGATGAATTACAGATAAAAATGGCTCAG GGTGCCAAGCCTGGTGAAGGAGGTGAACTTCCTGGTCATAAGGTAATAGGAGATATTGCAGTCACCAGAAACTCTACAGCTGGTGTGGGACTTATCAGCCCACCTCCCCATCATGATATCTATTCAATTGAAGACCTTGCGCAACTAATTCATGATCTTAAG aATTCCAATCCATCGGCTCGAATCAGTGTGAAGCTAGTATCTGAAGCTGGAGTGGGAGTAATTGCTAGTGGAGTTGTCAAGGGGCATGCTGACCATGTCTTGATATCAGGTCATGATGGTGGTACCGGGGCCTCACGATGGACAGGCATAAAAAATGCTGGGCTCCCATGGGAACTTGGTTTAGCTGAGACCCACCAAACTCTGGTTGCCAATGATCTTCGTGGCCGCACTGTTCTCCAGACTGATGGCCAACTTAAAACAGGAAGAGATGTGGCCATTGCTGCACTTCTTGGTGCTGAAGAGTTTGGCTTCAGCACGGCCCCTCTCATAACTCTGGGTTGCATCATGATGCGAAAATGCCACAAAAACACCTGCCCTGTTGGCATTGCTACTCAAGATCCGGTGCTTCGAGAAAAATTTGCTGGAGAACCTGAACATGTCattaactttttctttatgCTTGCCGAGGAGGTGAGAGAGATAATGTCTCAGCTTGGTTTCCGAACACTTAATGAGATGGTTGGCCGTTCCGATATGCTTGAAGTTGATAAGGAAGTCCTAAGGAATAATGAGAAGCTTCAGAATATTGATCTCTCCTTATTACTCAGACCTGCTGCTGACATTCGCCCTGAAGCTGCTCAATATTGTATTCAAAAACAGGATCATGGCTTGGATATGGCTTTGGACCAAAAGCTCATTAAACTATCTAAAGCTGCTCTAGAGAAAGGTCTTCCTGTATACATTGAAACACCTATATGCAATGTGAACCGTGCAGTTGGAACAATGCTTAGCCATGAAGTAACTAAGCGCTATCACTCGGCAGGGCTTCCTGCTGGTACCATCCATATCAAACTCTCAGGAAGTGCAGGACAGAGCCTGGGCTCTTTCATGTGCCCTGGCATCATGCTGGAGCTTGAAGGCGATAGCAATGACTACGTTGGTAAAGGATTatcaggtggcaaaattgtTGTTTATCCTCCAAAAGGAAGCCGGTTTGATCCTAAAGAAAACATAGTAATTGGTAATGTGGCTCTCTATGGAGCTACTAGTGGGGAAGCATATTTCAATGGAATGGCAGCAGAAAGATTTTGTGTTCGTAATTCGGGTGCCAAAGCAGTTGTAGAAGGTGTTGGTGATCATGGTTGCGAGTACATGACAGGTGGGACTGTTGTTGTGCTTGGGAAAACTGGGAGGAACTTTGCCGCAGGTATGAGTGGTGGTATTGCATATGTGCTTGATGTGGATGGGAAATTTCAATCTCGGTGCAATCCTGAGCTGGTAGACCTTGATAAAGTTGAAGAAGAGGAGGATATTATGActcttaaaatgatgattcaGCAACATCAGCGTCATACAAACAGCCAGTTAGCCAGAGAAGTACTTGCTGACTTTGAGAATCTTCTGCCCAAATTCATAAAAGTCTTCCCCAGGGATTACAAGCGCGTTCTAGCAAAGGTGAAAGAAGAGGAAGCCTCTAAGGAGGCATTGGAACGTGCTGCAAAAGAAGCTGAGGAGCGAGACGAAGCAGAGTTGGTGGAGAAAGATGCTTTCGAAGAGCTCAAGAAGTTAGCAGCTAATTTGATGAATGAGGAATCAAGTCAG GAAGGAGAGGCCAAACCAGTCAAGAGGCCTTCTCGGGTTTCTGATGCTGTGAAACATCGTGGTTTTGTTGCTTATGAGCGTGAAGGCATCCAATACAGGAATCCTAATGTCCGGATGAATGACTGGAAGGAGGTCATGGAGGAATCAAAACCTGGCCCACTTTTAAAGACACAGTCTGCTCGCTGCATGGACTGTGGTACTCCTTTCTGCCATCAG GAGAACTCTGGATGCCCTCTTGGAAACAAAATACCTGAATTCAATGAGCTTGTGTATCAAAATAGGTGGCGTGAAGCACTAGATCGTCTTCTAGAAACAAATAACTTTCCAGAGTTCACTGGCCGAGTGTGTCCTGCACCATGTGAAGGGTCTTGTGTTCTGGGTATTATTGAGAATCCTGTGTCCATCAAAGGCATTGAATGTGCTATCATAGACAAGGCATTTGAGGAAGGGTGGATGGTGCCACGGCCTCCTCTCAAGAGAACAGG GAAAAGCATTGCTATTGTCGGAAGTGGACCAGCTGGTTTGGCTGCTGCTGATCAGCTAAATAGAATGGGTCACTCCGTGACTGTGTATGAGCGTGCTGATAGAATTGGAGGGCTTATGATGTATGGAGTCCCTAACATGAAGGCTGACAAGGTTGATGTAGTTCAACGGCGGGTTAACCTTATGGCTGAGGAAGGAGTTAAATTCGTGGTCAATGCAAATGTTGGAATTGACCCTTCCTATTCCCTTGACCAGCTACGAGAGGAAAATGATGCCATTGTTTTGGCAGTTGGAGCCACAAAACCCAG GGACCTTCCTGTTCCAGGACGGAATTTATCTGGTGTTCATTTTGCAATGGAATTCCTTCATGCAAACAGTAAAAGTTTGCTTGATAGTAATCTCCAAGATGGTAACTATATATCTGCTAAGGGCAAGAAAGTAGTGGTCATTGGTGGTGGTGACACTGGTACAGATTGCATAGGGACATCTATCCGCCATGGGTGTAGTAGCATTGTAAATCTTGAGTTACTTCCTCAGCCACCACGAACTAGAGCTCCTGGCAATCCTTGGCCACAG TGGCCTCGCATATTCCGTGTAGACTATGGACACCAAGAGGCTGCTGCCAAATTTGGTAAAGACCCAAGATCCTATGAAGTTTTGACTAAGAGATTTGTGGGAGATGAGAATGGAACTTTGAAAGGACTTGAGGTGGTACGAGTGCGTTGGGAAAAAGATGCCAGTGGGAAGTTCCAGTTCAAAGAAGTTGAGGGTTCCGTGGAAATAATTGAGGCTGACTTAGTCCTGCTAGCCATGGGGTTCCTAGGGCCTGAGTCG